The following are from one region of the Cetobacterium somerae genome:
- a CDS encoding prepilin-type N-terminal cleavage/methylation domain-containing protein — translation MYINKNKGFSIIEILFTLVIVSVIFQILFYYLKYINIERKIQMNRFRFNKDIKLILEGINTSIYESLEYKIYKQDNINSYIDYSKPSVNNGNILIIEKYIPGEYKFTNIEIYYFEDNIITSFLGKRRRKNEINIELESRENIMKNFKINFKLEDYGVSMEGYYLNEKFKKEFKK, via the coding sequence ATGTATATAAACAAAAATAAAGGATTTTCAATAATAGAAATATTATTTACTTTAGTGATAGTTTCAGTTATTTTTCAAATTTTATTTTATTATTTAAAATATATAAACATTGAAAGAAAAATACAAATGAATAGGTTTCGGTTTAATAAAGATATAAAGTTAATATTGGAAGGAATAAACACATCTATATATGAATCATTAGAATATAAAATATATAAACAAGATAATATAAACTCTTATATTGACTACTCTAAACCTTCTGTAAATAATGGAAACATACTTATTATTGAAAAATATATTCCAGGAGAGTATAAATTTACAAATATAGAAATATATTATTTTGAAGATAATATTATTACCTCTTTTTTAGGAAAAAGGCGAAGAAAAAATGAGATAAATATAGAATTAGAAAGTAGAGAAAATATTATGAAAAATTTTAAAATAAATTTTAAATTAGAAGATTATGGAGTATCAATGGAGGGATATTATTTGAATGAGAAATTTAAAAAAGAGTTTAAAAAATAA
- a CDS encoding DUF1694 domain-containing protein, whose amino-acid sequence MVDDIINEREKAKLHFLKTQTEKLIYLGEFKENILAALEKQEIERNLIHNEIKEAMKDTRAVLLKIRRDIPFDSIKPYIDEAEKIGLRYTLVDDITFRGNIGLVVVSQEPLDNENKDVVLESATKIYTDAGLSEAFIYGEGHKICPKHYKELKAKLPERLDKFQEMNFFDRLFGKVCPIDRFDKKER is encoded by the coding sequence TTGGTAGATGATATAATAAACGAAAGAGAAAAAGCAAAGTTACACTTCTTAAAAACTCAAACAGAAAAGCTAATTTATTTAGGGGAATTTAAAGAAAATATTTTAGCAGCTCTGGAAAAACAAGAGATTGAAAGAAATTTAATTCATAATGAAATAAAAGAAGCAATGAAGGATACAAGAGCTGTTTTACTAAAAATTAGAAGAGATATTCCTTTTGATTCAATTAAACCATACATAGATGAAGCTGAAAAGATAGGTCTAAGATATACACTTGTAGATGATATTACTTTTAGAGGAAATATTGGATTAGTTGTTGTTTCTCAAGAACCATTAGATAATGAAAATAAAGATGTTGTACTAGAGAGTGCAACTAAAATATATACTGATGCTGGATTAAGTGAAGCTTTTATATATGGTGAAGGGCATAAAATTTGTCCAAAGCATTATAAAGAATTAAAAGCAAAACTGCCAGAACGATTGGATAAGTTTCAAGAAATGAATTTTTTTGATAGATTATTTGGAAAGGTTTGCCCAATAGACAGATTTGACAAAAAGGAGAGATAA
- a CDS encoding glucose-6-phosphate isomerase, whose amino-acid sequence MKKLSFDYSNALGFFKENELSLMEAQCKLATETLMNGVGAGNDFLGWLDLPTNYDKVEFNRIKDAAEKIKNDSEVLVVIGIGGSYLGARAAIEFLSHTFYNNQPKSKRKGPEIYFAGQNISGKYINDLLEIIGDRDYSVNVISKSGTTTEPAIAFRVFKKHLEEKYGVEGARKRIYATTDASKGALKKLSTDEGYETFVVPDNVGGRFSVLTAVGLLPIAAAGINIDELMAGARDAQEDYKAPYENNDCLKYATIRNILNRKGKDVEMLINYEPRLHYIGEWWKQLFGESEGKDGKGLLPAAADFSTDLHSMGQFIQDGKRILIETLVNIETPECDVIIEADKLDLDGLNYLAGKGMDFVNKKAAQGTVLAHVDGGVPNLIVNLPEATPYHLGYMFYFFEKACGVSGYLLGVNPFDQPGVEAYKANMFALLGKKGFEKQAEELNKRLNK is encoded by the coding sequence ATGAAAAAGTTATCATTTGATTATTCAAATGCACTAGGATTTTTTAAAGAAAATGAATTATCGTTAATGGAAGCTCAATGTAAACTTGCTACAGAAACTTTAATGAATGGAGTAGGAGCAGGAAATGATTTTTTAGGTTGGCTTGATTTACCAACTAATTATGACAAAGTAGAGTTTAATAGAATAAAAGATGCAGCAGAAAAAATAAAAAATGATTCAGAAGTTTTAGTAGTTATAGGTATTGGAGGTTCTTATTTAGGAGCTAGAGCAGCTATTGAATTTTTATCACATACTTTTTATAATAACCAACCTAAATCAAAAAGAAAAGGACCTGAAATCTATTTTGCAGGACAAAATATTTCAGGGAAATATATAAATGATTTATTAGAAATAATTGGAGATAGAGATTATTCTGTTAATGTTATTTCAAAATCAGGAACAACAACAGAACCAGCTATTGCTTTTAGAGTATTTAAAAAGCATTTAGAGGAAAAATATGGGGTTGAAGGTGCAAGAAAAAGAATATATGCAACAACAGATGCAAGTAAAGGTGCACTTAAAAAATTATCAACAGATGAGGGGTATGAAACATTTGTTGTACCTGATAATGTAGGAGGAAGATTTTCTGTTTTAACAGCAGTTGGATTATTACCAATTGCAGCAGCAGGAATTAATATAGACGAGTTAATGGCTGGAGCAAGAGATGCTCAAGAGGATTATAAAGCTCCTTATGAGAATAATGATTGTTTAAAATATGCAACAATAAGAAATATCTTAAATAGAAAAGGTAAAGATGTAGAGATGTTAATTAACTATGAACCAAGATTACATTATATTGGTGAATGGTGGAAACAATTATTTGGAGAGTCAGAAGGTAAAGATGGAAAAGGATTATTACCTGCCGCAGCAGATTTTTCAACAGATTTACACTCTATGGGACAATTCATACAAGATGGTAAAAGAATTTTAATAGAGACATTAGTAAATATAGAAACACCTGAATGCGATGTGATAATAGAAGCTGATAAATTAGATTTAGATGGATTAAACTATTTAGCAGGAAAAGGAATGGATTTTGTAAATAAAAAAGCAGCTCAAGGTACAGTTTTAGCTCACGTAGATGGAGGCGTACCTAATTTAATAGTAAACTTACCAGAAGCAACACCATATCATTTAGGATATATGTTCTATTTCTTTGAAAAAGCTTGTGGAGTAAGTGGATATTTACTTGGAGTAAATCCATTTGATCAACCTGGAGTAGAAGCATATAAAGCTAATATGTTTGCTTTATTAGGAAAAAAAGGTTTTGAAAAGCAAGCTGAAGAATTAAATAAAAGATTAAATAAATAA
- the ispF gene encoding 2-C-methyl-D-erythritol 2,4-cyclodiphosphate synthase, with protein sequence MLRIGNGYDVHRLVEGRKLILGGVEIPHLKGVLGHSDGDVLIHAIMDALLGALALGDIGQHFPDTSNEYKDIDSMILLERVFSLIKERGYGIINLDCIIVAQNPKLKPYLDEMRDRVSKVLETEISNISIKATTEEKLGFTGNEEGIKSYCVVLLQKK encoded by the coding sequence ATGTTGAGAATTGGAAATGGTTATGATGTTCACAGATTAGTAGAAGGAAGAAAATTAATTTTAGGTGGAGTAGAGATACCCCACCTAAAAGGTGTTTTAGGTCATTCAGATGGTGATGTATTAATTCACGCTATAATGGATGCTCTTTTAGGAGCTTTGGCTCTAGGAGATATAGGGCAGCATTTTCCAGATACATCAAACGAATATAAAGATATAGATAGTATGATTCTTTTAGAAAGAGTATTTAGCTTAATTAAAGAAAGAGGATATGGAATTATAAATTTAGATTGTATAATTGTTGCTCAAAATCCTAAATTAAAACCTTATTTAGACGAAATGAGAGACAGAGTTTCAAAAGTGCTAGAAACTGAAATTTCAAATATTAGTATAAAAGCTACTACAGAAGAGAAACTAGGATTTACAGGCAATGAGGAAGGAATAAAATCTTATTGTGTTGTTCTTTTACAAAAAAAATAA
- a CDS encoding type II secretion system protein GspD has translation MKYKIFILFLFIYFTNFSMETYPKELDLKDIPIVDLFAHLSRYSKYTMIGDSYVKDIVVDGYFKKGTSIDEILDAMEATYGLTKIKNGKTLIFRGRKSEDKDMLVGKVFDKNTNKELKGIKIILKRREVIEAYSGNYGEYLIDSIVKGTYFISILSNDYTYSGDFLEIKDGVNKFDFYVERKNLNFPKNIPQEREQKNQKDDIIENILLENLNHEEIEKIIRETFEDKLKVSISSGNNSIVLFGKGEAVYAAKNLIKKLDKRKKQVRVTAEIIDVKENLFEELGFNWAYDTQGRLSDKSSGIYLETLISGTVDGLGEIMGSSINFISKFNSGKDVLDLTLTLLETTQDLTINALPSIILLNGETGVLKMTEEVIVGQDKEENTNNDTVTYTPIFKEAGIILKVLPYIKEDNSVYLDLNLEASDFKLKKSLKPSDINSGTFNADGGSKISRNLQTKVRLKNNDVILIGGLKRKIDQKINSKVPILSEIPAVGILFRSKSSRLEHTDLYIKLKAEVIEEI, from the coding sequence ATGAAATATAAAATTTTTATATTATTTCTTTTTATATACTTTACTAATTTCTCAATGGAAACCTATCCAAAGGAGTTAGATTTAAAAGATATTCCAATTGTAGATTTATTTGCTCATCTTTCAAGATATTCTAAATATACAATGATTGGGGACAGCTACGTAAAAGATATAGTAGTTGATGGATATTTTAAAAAAGGGACATCTATAGATGAAATTTTGGATGCAATGGAAGCAACATATGGATTAACTAAAATAAAAAATGGAAAAACATTAATATTTCGTGGAAGAAAATCAGAAGATAAAGATATGCTTGTTGGAAAAGTATTTGATAAAAATACAAATAAAGAATTAAAAGGTATAAAAATAATTTTAAAAAGAAGAGAAGTTATTGAAGCTTATTCAGGAAATTATGGAGAATATTTAATAGATAGTATTGTGAAAGGAACGTATTTTATTTCGATTTTATCCAATGATTATACTTATAGTGGGGATTTTTTAGAAATAAAGGATGGAGTAAATAAATTTGATTTTTATGTAGAGAGAAAAAATTTAAATTTCCCTAAAAATATCCCTCAAGAAAGGGAACAAAAAAACCAAAAAGATGATATAATAGAAAATATTTTATTAGAAAATTTAAATCATGAAGAAATTGAAAAAATAATAAGAGAAACTTTTGAGGATAAACTAAAGGTTTCAATTAGTTCTGGAAATAATTCTATAGTACTTTTTGGAAAAGGCGAAGCAGTTTATGCTGCAAAAAATTTAATAAAAAAACTAGATAAAAGGAAAAAACAGGTTAGAGTCACTGCGGAGATAATAGATGTAAAAGAAAATCTTTTTGAAGAGCTTGGTTTTAATTGGGCTTATGATACTCAAGGTAGATTATCTGATAAAAGCAGTGGAATTTATTTAGAAACACTTATATCTGGAACTGTAGATGGTTTAGGTGAAATAATGGGAAGCTCTATAAATTTTATTAGTAAATTTAATAGTGGGAAAGATGTTTTAGATTTAACTTTGACTTTACTAGAAACAACTCAAGACTTGACAATAAATGCATTACCATCAATAATATTACTAAATGGTGAAACAGGAGTTTTGAAAATGACAGAAGAAGTTATTGTAGGACAAGATAAAGAGGAAAATACAAATAATGATACAGTTACATACACCCCTATTTTCAAAGAAGCTGGAATCATTTTAAAAGTTTTACCGTATATAAAAGAGGATAATAGTGTATATTTAGATTTGAATTTAGAAGCAAGTGATTTTAAATTAAAAAAATCATTAAAACCTAGTGATATTAACTCTGGAACATTTAATGCAGATGGAGGATCTAAAATATCGAGAAATTTGCAAACAAAAGTTAGGTTAAAAAATAATGATGTGATTTTAATAGGTGGATTAAAAAGAAAAATAGATCAAAAAATTAATAGCAAAGTTCCTATCTTAAGCGAAATTCCAGCTGTAGGAATTTTATTTAGAAGCAAATCAAGTAGATTAGAACATACAGATTTATATATAAAATTAAAAGCTGAAGTAATAGAGGAGATTTAA
- a CDS encoding S-layer homology domain-containing protein: MKKIIVIYFTLIALAYGQGKELIFEDVPQNHWAYKAIQNLVNEGVISEESFLFKGEFPVSRYSFAEGLNRAFNTLNEKKANRGDLVILESLVYEFSRELTKIGFDTDLFNGKIENMRVDIEVIRQKNDETQKQVNELRKRIEVLEKNVGI, encoded by the coding sequence ATGAAGAAAATAATTGTGATATACTTTACACTGATAGCATTAGCATATGGACAAGGAAAAGAACTTATATTCGAAGATGTTCCTCAAAATCATTGGGCATACAAAGCGATTCAAAATCTTGTGAATGAGGGAGTAATATCAGAAGAGAGTTTTTTGTTTAAAGGAGAATTTCCAGTTTCAAGGTATAGCTTTGCAGAAGGTCTAAACAGGGCATTCAATACATTGAATGAAAAAAAAGCTAATAGAGGTGACTTAGTTATTTTAGAAAGCTTAGTTTATGAATTTTCTAGAGAATTGACAAAAATCGGCTTTGATACAGATTTATTTAATGGAAAAATAGAAAATATGAGAGTTGATATTGAAGTTATTAGACAAAAAAACGACGAAACTCAAAAACAAGTAAATGAATTACGAAAAAGAATAGAAGTTTTAGAAAAAAATGTAGGTATCTAA
- the rfaE1 gene encoding D-glycero-beta-D-manno-heptose-7-phosphate kinase: MEKSRLEEILKSFQNLKVAVVGDMMLDDYLIGSVERISPEAPVPVVSIKEERFVLGGAANVVNNLSTLGAKAVCFGVVGEDFDGDRLIKELEKKSIETMGIVRSDDRPTIVKRRIIGGNQQLLRLDWEDARPITENLEEILLKQIEKQIDGLDAIILSDYDKGVLTPKVVKKIISLCKEKGIIVTVDPKPKNALNYIGATSMTPNRKEAIECLGKKSFDNIIEVGKELKEKLELDNLLLTRSEEGMSLFQNDEVINIPTYAKEVFDVTGAGDTVISVFTLASAAGVTLHEAAKIANTAAGVVVGKMGTSTVTTEEILDFYNRIYNEWK, from the coding sequence ATGGAAAAAAGTAGATTAGAAGAGATACTTAAAAGTTTTCAAAATTTAAAAGTAGCAGTAGTTGGAGATATGATGTTAGATGATTATTTAATCGGATCAGTTGAAAGAATTTCTCCAGAAGCACCAGTACCAGTAGTTTCAATAAAAGAGGAAAGATTTGTATTAGGTGGAGCAGCAAACGTAGTTAATAATCTATCAACATTAGGAGCCAAAGCAGTTTGTTTTGGAGTTGTTGGAGAAGATTTTGATGGAGATAGATTAATAAAAGAGTTAGAAAAAAAATCTATAGAAACAATGGGAATTGTAAGAAGTGATGATAGACCTACTATTGTAAAAAGAAGAATAATAGGTGGAAATCAACAGCTTTTAAGATTAGATTGGGAAGATGCAAGACCAATTACTGAAAATTTAGAAGAAATATTATTAAAACAGATAGAGAAACAAATTGATGGTTTAGACGCAATAATTTTATCTGATTATGATAAAGGAGTATTAACACCAAAAGTTGTAAAAAAGATAATATCGTTATGTAAAGAAAAAGGAATAATAGTAACTGTTGATCCAAAACCTAAAAATGCTTTAAATTATATTGGAGCTACATCAATGACACCAAATAGAAAGGAAGCTATTGAGTGTTTAGGTAAAAAAAGTTTCGATAATATAATTGAGGTTGGAAAAGAGTTAAAAGAAAAATTAGAATTAGATAATCTTCTTTTAACAAGAAGTGAAGAGGGGATGAGTTTATTTCAAAATGATGAAGTAATAAATATTCCAACATATGCAAAAGAGGTATTTGATGTAACAGGTGCAGGAGATACGGTTATATCTGTATTTACGCTAGCTAGTGCAGCAGGTGTAACATTACACGAAGCTGCTAAGATAGCAAATACTGCAGCAGGTGTAGTAGTAGGAAAAATGGGAACATCAACAGTTACAACTGAAGAGATTTTAGATTTTTACAATAGAATTTATAATGAGTGGAAGTAG
- a CDS encoding carboxypeptidase-like regulatory domain-containing protein — MRFRLFLCFIFAISLSVLAQNKTITISGFVTDKEFRLGDATVCFFNSSNKVKCTKSDINGEFSIELPENKYRVTVKKDGYTSLIGDNFFVDYIFNPPQNLVLNMTDNKISIYGKVINNFGEPIKDAQVKVKIGENLLDINTNINGIFFFQGHVGLISIFAQKPGFYGNGVSMLIQNEKFINDISIVLEAKTFYISGALVQGNNYLKEVELELINGSNNKIIASLKTSKDGLFEFRDILNYEKAYFRVPSLGYQSAPFTINKDLRQFNIFVN, encoded by the coding sequence ATGAGATTTAGACTTTTTCTATGTTTTATTTTTGCGATTTCACTTAGTGTTTTAGCACAAAATAAAACTATTACTATTTCTGGTTTTGTTACTGATAAAGAGTTTAGATTAGGAGATGCAACTGTCTGTTTTTTCAATAGTTCTAATAAAGTTAAATGTACAAAAAGTGATATTAATGGAGAATTCTCCATAGAATTACCTGAAAATAAATATAGAGTTACTGTTAAGAAGGATGGCTATACATCTCTAATTGGAGATAACTTTTTTGTTGATTATATTTTTAACCCTCCACAAAACTTAGTTTTAAATATGACTGATAATAAAATATCTATTTATGGCAAAGTTATAAATAATTTTGGAGAACCCATTAAAGATGCTCAAGTCAAAGTTAAAATTGGAGAAAATCTCTTAGATATAAATACAAATATAAATGGTATTTTCTTTTTTCAAGGTCATGTTGGATTAATATCAATTTTTGCTCAAAAACCTGGCTTTTATGGAAATGGTGTTTCTATGTTAATTCAAAATGAGAAATTTATTAATGATATTTCAATTGTTCTCGAAGCTAAAACATTTTATATATCTGGTGCTTTAGTTCAGGGAAATAACTATCTAAAAGAAGTTGAATTAGAACTAATAAATGGAAGCAACAATAAAATTATTGCTTCATTAAAAACTTCTAAAGATGGACTTTTTGAATTTAGAGATATTTTAAACTATGAAAAAGCATATTTTAGAGTTCCTAGTCTAGGATATCAAAGTGCTCCTTTTACTATCAATAAAGATTTAAGACAATTTAATATATTTGTAAATTAA
- the murA gene encoding UDP-N-acetylglucosamine 1-carboxyvinyltransferase, protein MSVEAFKIIGGKKINGELKVEGAKNAALPIFVATLIEKGTYILNNVPNLRDIVTLVQLLESLGLEIEKMGEHSYKVVNNGLKSLVASYDLVKKMRASFLVMGPMLAHEKKAKVSLPGGCAIGSRPVDLHLKGFEALGVEIKIDHGYVEGEAKELIGGKVVFDFPSVGATENVIMAAVKAKGKTVIENAAREPEIDDLCNFLNKMGAKIEGIGTGRLEIEGVEKLTPCEYSIIPDRIVAGTFIVASLMFDGAITVKGVIRDHIESFISKLEEMGAEFDIDGDVLTTKTKLKDLKAVKATTMPHPGFPTDLQSPMMTLMCLVKGTSEIKETIFENRFMHVPELNRMGANISTDANIARIDGIEVFSSAEVMASDLRAGASLILAGLLADGETIVNRIYHVDRGYENLEVKLKALGADIERIKVEI, encoded by the coding sequence ATGAGCGTAGAGGCATTTAAAATAATAGGTGGAAAGAAAATAAATGGAGAATTAAAAGTAGAAGGAGCAAAAAATGCTGCTTTACCAATATTTGTAGCAACGTTAATTGAAAAAGGAACTTATATTTTAAATAATGTTCCAAATTTAAGAGATATAGTTACTCTTGTTCAACTTTTAGAAAGCTTAGGACTTGAAATTGAAAAAATGGGAGAACATTCATATAAAGTAGTTAATAATGGACTAAAATCACTTGTTGCATCATATGACTTAGTAAAAAAAATGAGAGCTTCTTTTTTAGTTATGGGGCCGATGTTAGCTCATGAGAAAAAAGCAAAAGTATCATTACCTGGAGGGTGTGCGATAGGTTCAAGACCAGTTGATTTACATTTGAAAGGATTTGAAGCATTGGGTGTTGAGATTAAAATAGATCACGGATATGTTGAAGGAGAAGCAAAAGAACTTATAGGTGGAAAAGTTGTATTTGATTTTCCTAGTGTTGGAGCAACAGAAAATGTTATTATGGCAGCTGTAAAAGCAAAGGGAAAAACAGTTATTGAAAACGCAGCAAGAGAACCTGAAATAGATGATTTGTGTAATTTTTTAAATAAAATGGGAGCAAAGATAGAGGGGATTGGAACTGGAAGATTAGAAATTGAAGGAGTAGAGAAGTTAACGCCTTGTGAATATTCAATTATTCCAGATAGAATAGTAGCTGGAACTTTTATAGTTGCATCACTTATGTTTGATGGAGCTATAACTGTTAAAGGAGTTATAAGAGATCATATAGAGAGTTTTATATCAAAACTTGAAGAGATGGGAGCAGAGTTTGATATTGATGGAGATGTTTTAACAACAAAAACTAAATTAAAAGATTTAAAAGCAGTTAAAGCTACAACAATGCCACATCCAGGATTTCCAACAGATTTACAATCTCCAATGATGACCTTAATGTGTTTAGTAAAAGGAACAAGTGAGATAAAGGAAACAATATTTGAAAATAGATTTATGCATGTTCCTGAATTAAATAGAATGGGAGCGAATATATCAACAGATGCTAATATAGCAAGAATTGATGGAATAGAAGTATTTTCATCAGCGGAGGTTATGGCTAGTGATTTAAGAGCAGGAGCTTCTTTAATATTAGCTGGGTTACTTGCAGATGGAGAAACTATAGTAAATAGAATCTATCATGTGGATAGAGGATATGAAAACCTAGAAGTAAAGTTAAAAGCGTTAGGTGCAGATATAGAAAGAATAAAAGTAGAAATATAA